The DNA region ACTATAGGGATATTGATATTGGGGTTAATGATCACGGGAGGGATAGTTATCGAAAGGGAGAAATCTACGGGAGGAAGTATTTTGGCGAGAATTTTGATCGATTGGTCCGGGTTAAAACGGCTGTTGATCCGGATAATTTCTTTAGAAACGAGCAGAGTATACCTACATTACCTCATACAAGAAGGTAGAGAACCTTAAGTTGATATGACCTTTGTAACTTCTCTGCATGGAACTTGGAATAATTTTCTATCGACTTAGCTGCATGCTATATATATTGTGGTATATATACCACCCGTTTTTGAATATTACCATCTCTTCTAATTTGCTTCATACACTCCACAATTCCTCATATATCAAATTAGACTGAACCGCAACTGGGCGCAAAACATCGAACACTCATccaataacaaaaagaaaaaaaaataacatttcagTAACTATACATACTCACACTCTTAAACTAGAATCCACGACAGAATAAAGAAAAGTTATAGAACAAATATGATGAGATTATATAATATAGACGCCATATGATGTGTAAGCTCGGCTCAGTTCCTGTCTATACCGTGCAAAGCAAGGAAAAGACTAATCCAGATAAAGGCAATCTTTGTGCCGAAGACCTTCAACTTCGAATTTGCATTAGTAAATGGAACGCCGGAGAGATTGTTCTGGTTGAGTCGATTCGTAAACGGTTGTTGATTTTGAGTAGATGAAGACGACGCTTGGTTGAATCCAGTTGATGATTGTTGATTAAACCCGTTTAAAGGTTGGTttacagaagaagaagttggcTGACCAAGAATTGGTTGGTTTTTTCCAATTGATGATGGTTGATTAAAACCGGTTAATGGCTGATTTGATCCGGTTAAAGGTTGGTTtatagtagaagaagaagatgatggctGACCAAGAATTGGCTGGTTAAGTCCAGTCGACTCTGGCTGATTAAATCCGGTTAATGGTTGATTTACCCCGGTCAAAGGCTGGTTtacaggagaagaagaagatggctgaCCAAGAATTGGTTGGTTCTGGTTCCCTTGTAGCTTTGTTGGTGAATTGATGATCCCTCCTGTTGGTTGTAATGGTGTGGTTATTTGGGTTTCTTCTGCTGCctctgaagatgatgaaaccAAAAGGCAGAGAAGTATGATTGTGAGCATCCATTTCCTGGTTTTAGCGAATTTCATATCcatattttttgagattttccaGTGTATATTCCGGTTTACTAAACATCAGGTCTTATAGACATACAAATCTGTAGTAGTTAGCTTCTCCAAGGTTGACTGAGGAGTTgatggaaagaaaaaagtaagCAGTTGACCTGAAACACAATTCCAACTAAACCAACCATATACTGTAGTGTCTTTGTTTTGTATAATCTACTACATCACtgtgtttattatatacaagAATGATAgaacttatctataaaatacAGAAGAATGTATCAAAAACCGGTTTTCAAACGGTACGTGCCTATTGGAAAGCGAAATCCAAACCATCAAGGACATCCAAATCACTAGAAGAGTTCTTATCTGAAAGATCCACTTTTGGAGAGTTTCCTGTACTTCTGCTCAGTGCCCAAATCTTTATtcctttcttgttctttttcaagCCGACTAATTCTTGACTCTTACTTAGATTAGGACCAAATCTTATGCTTTGGACTTTGTCTAACAACAACCTGTCTTCTAGAGAGAGTTGGTTTTTATAAGTG from Camelina sativa cultivar DH55 chromosome 3, Cs, whole genome shotgun sequence includes:
- the LOC104777107 gene encoding protein PF14_0175-like, encoding MDMKFAKTRKWMLTIILLCLLVSSSSEAAEETQITTPLQPTGGIINSPTKLQGNQNQPILGQPSSSSPVNQPLTGVNQPLTGFNQPESTGLNQPILGQPSSSSSTINQPLTGSNQPLTGFNQPSSIGKNQPILGQPTSSSVNQPLNGFNQQSSTGFNQASSSSTQNQQPFTNRLNQNNLSGVPFTNANSKLKVFGTKIAFIWISLFLALHGIDRN